The Hordeum vulgare subsp. vulgare chromosome 4H, MorexV3_pseudomolecules_assembly, whole genome shotgun sequence genomic interval TCGGGGTAGGGGACAAGATGAGAGGCCGACATCTGCAGCTGCTGGGGTATGCATGCTGTGGTCGTTTTCCAGCTCTTTTTCCGCGTGCAGTTTCTGTACATCTACAACTGTCTGGTGATGAGATGATGATGTGTCTGTCTATGTTTCTTTCGTCAGGTTGCGGGTCATGTCTTCGTCCACGGGTGAAATAGCGCGAGAGATGGATCTCCGGGTGAACGGAAAACTGTGAGGAGACATAGACATCCATGCATCCACCATATCGACCGATCTCGACTGTGTTCTTTAGTGAAACGGTGAAAGCAGAGTTTTCACTATGGTGTTGGTGCAGGGGACCCCATGAGGTCCGGTGCGTGCAGCGTAACGTGCTGCTCCAGGCGCTGGAGGATGAGCTGCCGCCGGACACCATCCGCTACTCCTCCAAGATCGTCTCCATCGACGAccaggacggcgacggcgacggtgcCAAGATCCTCCATCTCGCCGACGGCTCGACTCTCCGGGCAAAGGTGCTGATCGGCTGCGACGGGATCAACTCGGTGGTTGCGAAATGGCTTGGGCTCGCGAAGCCGTCCGAGTCGGGGCGCACGGCCACGCGGGGCCATGCCAGGTACCCCGAAGGCCACGGCTTCGAGCCCAAGATCCTGCAGTTCGTCGGCGAAGGCTTCCGCGCCGGCTTGGTGCCCTGGAGCGACACCGACGTCTACTGGTTCTTCACCTGGTCTCCTGCACCTTCCCCGGATGCCAACGGCAAGGACGACAGCAGTGTCGACCGGAGCGCTGCGGCGATGAAGCAGTTCGTGCTGACCAAGATGAGGGGTGCTAAGGTGAGCCCCGAGGTGCTGGAGGCCGTCGAGAGGAGCGAGATGAACGACGTGCTCGCCGCGCCGCTGCGGTACCGCTCCCCGCTCTCGCTCCTGTTCGCCAGCATCAGCAAGGGGAACGTGTGCGTCGCCGGCGACGCGCTCCACCCTACGACGCCGGACCTGGCGCAGGGCGCGTGCACAGCGCTCGAGGACGGCGTCGTCCTCGCCCGGTGCCTCGGCGACGCCATCGTAGGCGCCGGCTCCGGGGAGCAGAGGGAGAGGGTCGTGGAGGCCCTACGCCGGTACGCCGGTATCCGTCGGTGGAGGAGCGCGCAGGTGATCGCGATGTCGTACACTGTGGGGTTCTTTCAGGAGAGTGATCACGCTGTGGTGAGCTTTGTGCGGGACAAGCTGTTGTCCGGGGTGCTCGCCAAGACGCTGCTCATGATGCCGGACTACGATTGCGGCAAGCTGTGAAGTGTATGTACTGCCTTTTCTGCAAGCATATGCGTACTGTCTTTTTTATTCTTCACGATAATACGTGTCTCATTTCTGTCATAAACATCATAGGACAAGCAAAGGAAACGACACCGATAACAAaacttaagagcatctccaacacgcgCCCCAAACGCGCCGCGCGCAAAAAACTGGTTTGTCGCGCGCCAATCGTCTCGTTTGGCGCGGCACGCAGCGCTGGCTTCAGCAGCCGCGCTAAAATGTGgcgcgcgcgcgccgctccagcagcgtGTAAAAATACAGCACGCGTGACTCGCCAGACATTTTAACATATATGGCATTTTGGACACAAAATGAGTTtaaaacattcatcaaaatgcaacGAACATGTGAAATTTGGCACAAACAAGTTGATGAATAAAAGTTaatgcccacaagttcatccaaccaagtttaaAATGCAAACTAAAGTTCAAGACATAAATGAAAGACACATcaatcatcttcctcgtcttcgtcctcatcttCCGCCTCCGCGGCGAcaagaagaggctgcgcgcgaggccgacgctcggcggagctccggcggtggcGACGCCAACGCTCCCCGCACTAGGgtttccggcggcggcggcggcggggggggggggggggtcgcggctGTACAACGGGGTGAGCGGGGTGCCTGTGTGCGCGTCCATGGGTGGCAGGGCGCGAGCGCGCGCGGTGCGTAGGAGGAGGAGATGAGAGAGTGCGGCGCGAGCGCTCGAGTGTGCCGCGCGCGGAAGCGGGCGCCCCAAATACACCGCGCGCCCAACTTGTTATAGCGCGCGCGCggtttttgcgcgcccgctggagcctCCCGCCGCGTCGCGCGCGCTAAAACGGCCTAATTTGCGACGCGACGCTAGTTTAGCgcgactgttggagatgctctaaaagtCAGCAGAACATTAGTCTTCTTACAAAGAAACaacagcaaaaaagaaaaattatAATGAGATTTGAAGAATTCCATAAGCTTGACATCAACACATGTCACCAGcctccggtaccatcacatcaatcacCAAATTAAAAAATATAAGGGGTCACGTTAAGGATGTCGTAGACCGGGGCACTAACACGAGCTGTTTGGACCTCACGGGCCAATCTGATGCCCGTCAAGCCACCTCCTGAAGCGCCAAGACTCGCTAGTATGAAGAAAGGAACCCTCCAAGACTTAGAGTATCCCAAGGATGTCTCTATATTCGGCATGTCTCCAACCAACTTAAACATGTAACTTAGCTTCCCCTGGATACATTCTTCTTAGGATTTAGAGATTACACAATGATCTCGAGGTTGATCATCACTCTGTACTCGATACCCCATTATCAATACAATCAAAGCAAGATATAGGAttttacctcttcgagagggcccgaacctgggtaatcaTTGTCTTCCTACTCTCCTTGTTACGATCACTAGTGCAACCATCGTGCTATACAAATAGGTTTTGCCCCCTTCCTACAACATAATTCTAAACCGTCACCTTGCCCGTGTCTGTGTGGGTGATAGGGGGCCTATCTTACACAGTATAGATAAATCATTGTGATGCCTCCATCTGGTCACACACGCTAGGCAAAAATAAAGCGTGTGCGATTAAGAGGAACATCACAAACAGACATATTGAAGAAATCGTGTGAGATATGCTTCGCATCCCATACAGGGAATCCCAAAGATATCTCCTCATTCGTACTAcacatcacacacaattttctGCATCACATCGTTTGTGATAGGGCTAGCCATCGCACACGATAGTCACAATTCTATCGATTGTCACTATaagaaatatgctaatacacgacgctatattttcgtcgctacattgtcacggtttttaatttatgaCGATCTTAcgatgaaaaaccaagcgtcgaaaacgaggCGTCAGCAACAACGTTTTGATCGAAattgtcgtaacttttacgacgataccTGGATCGCCGTAACCTTTATGATGATCCTAAATCGTCTTTGGCAATCTAACTCAATCCTACGtgacagtcctacgtggcaaaattacgacgaaatcaaaacgtcatggctgaaatcagcccaacccatttcatttgatcacatgggctgattttatttttttgggcttttcttattgggcttcttttggggccTTAGCTTATTTACACGcacttttagtattttttttcgaattttttatcattataattcgGCCCTGGGCTTTTAGtggccaaatacatttggtctatttcagttttggcctttttcatttttgaattcagcaacttttttttaTGTTGTTAATGAATCTataaataacagcccataaaactTTGAAGCCCATACACATAAATCTGAAGCATCTCTAAATGACAGCCCACACCACAAAGTTTGAAGCACATTCCAAGATCCAATAATATATAGTCAAAATATGTAGCACAACCAAAATCTGAAAATATAGCCAAAACCTGTAGCACAAACAAAATCTGCTACCAAACCTGTAGCACAATCTGGTACAAAATTACACAACCAAGTGCACAAAATCTGCTAACAAACTAAGTGATATCACAAAATCTGTGACCAAACCAAGTGCTACCACAAAAATCTGTTATCAAGTGCACAAAAACTGCTACCAAAatctattaccaaaaccacatagttCCCTGTTTTGGCTCCAAGCAGCACCATCAACTGAGCGTACTTCGCATCGTTTTCTTCCGCCTTCTTGAGCAGCAGCTCATATGACTTGTCGCGTTCGGCTTGTGTAGCTTCAGCTTCTACTACCTTCCTCTTCATGCATGCCTAAAAAGAAAACAATTGTTGTTGTCATACCATTCAGTCTCTCATTTGTAGATCAATGAAAAATAACAGCTACTTGTTGCACGTTTGCACCGAGGAATTAGACCTAAAGCAACAATTGAAAATCAAAATGATCTTTCCATCAGCTAAGTGTGCAGGAAGAAAACAGTCAGCTCTGCTTGTACATTCACTCTTACATCTAAAAGGCAGATAACTACTTAACACTCTTCTTCGAGGGAAACTAGACGTGGGGCTACAGGAGAGGACCAAAATATGCACAGAATACATGGTGCAATGTTTTCTCATAAATCAGTGCTAAGGGAGATACATGCAGCTTTTCATTCCTATTACTTGTTTTCAATTCATTGTAAGTATTCagttatgccttgcaaagattcaATGCACAAATTAATCAAAGCCAACACAATAGACACACGAAAGAGACAACCTAGACCTGCGAGTGTATGTCAACATTATATATTTTTGCTACGTAATGTTTTTTTACATTCACCCTCCTAACAGTATATATCAACATTACAGCAGGttaacaaaagaaaaaacaaggcagTAGAAATGTTCTCCTGATATGACTTAAGTTCGCTTTTATGTCAACAATATGTTAGGCAGCACCTTCCTGCATTTGAGACATCACCCAGCTTGTAGAGGATGGTGCTCTTACCAGTGCCATCGAGACCAACCATGAGAATCCTCATCTCCTTCTTGGCGAAGAGGCGACTGGACAACATGGTGAATGTGAGCCCCATCTCTGGTCGTGCATATAATATAAACTAGATCATCAATAATAACCTGTCAAACTAGAATCACTCATAACATGCTAGCAAACACAGCATATGTAAAAAATACAGATTTAGTTATTATCATTGGCTACAAAAAATGAGATCGCACCCATTCTCATCTTTCAAGAACAATGTAAGCTTTCCAAACAATTCAAAAAGAACAATAGTTGTGGAATTGGCACTACTCCTACATCTGTTTTTTGTTATATCTCTGTTTTCGACTATTAAGCACAACATGCAAAGTACACATAAGTTAATCTAGACAGAATACAACAAATAAACTACAGACCAATGCAGGGGACAACACACCCTTACCATCATACATCCACCCCACAGAAAGAAAGTCCGCCCACCAGTTGCAAAGTACACATATATATATTTTAGGAGATGGCAAGCTACAGCACACCCTTACCATCATACAACCACCCCACAAAAAGAAAGTCCTCTCACCAGTTGCAAATCCAATTGAACGGGGCTGCAATATTGATAATTTTTCAGTAAATGGCAAGGTGAGTAAAAGAGAAAAACTAGCCAGATTATGTGCAAAGCTAAACAACAAGCTGATTAACAATGAAGCCTAGAATTAATGCACACAATATGAGCACCCTTGTTACAGAAACTTCTAATCTAGTACGTACACAATCCCTTCAGTTACCAAAGGAGCAACAACAAAGATACAATATCAATTTTCAGATAAAATTGATTTACTTTCTTCATGTCAGTTTAGTCACTGGCAGCTTTCATTGGTTTATTTTACTCTTATTTTTTGTCACATTCTTGTGGCCCAACATAGCTACAGTAAGCTGCAAAAATTTCTGTGGTTAGGCACATTGCAACATAAAATCTGCTTAGGGGGGATTTATTAGTTCCCACATCTCCACAAAATATGCTTCGAGCTAATCAACCAATTCA includes:
- the LOC123446970 gene encoding monooxygenase 2-like; amino-acid sequence: MAAGIQQQDAAEDIVIAGAGLAGLAVALGLHRKGVRSVVLESSPDRRTSGFAFFTWTNAFRALDALGVGDKMRGRHLQLLGLRVMSSSTGEIAREMDLRVNGKLGPHEVRCVQRNVLLQALEDELPPDTIRYSSKIVSIDDQDGDGDGAKILHLADGSTLRAKVLIGCDGINSVVAKWLGLAKPSESGRTATRGHARYPEGHGFEPKILQFVGEGFRAGLVPWSDTDVYWFFTWSPAPSPDANGKDDSSVDRSAAAMKQFVLTKMRGAKVSPEVLEAVERSEMNDVLAAPLRYRSPLSLLFASISKGNVCVAGDALHPTTPDLAQGACTALEDGVVLARCLGDAIVGAGSGEQRERVVEALRRYAGIRRWRSAQVIAMSYTVGFFQESDHAVVSFVRDKLLSGVLAKTLLMMPDYDCGKL